From Halococcus agarilyticus, one genomic window encodes:
- a CDS encoding ammonium transporter: MIGGATIPLQAGGMEAVVESVNLVWVLTVTFLIFFMHAGFAMLEAGQVRAKNVANQLTKNMLTWSIGVVAFFLVGAGVSSVVGGLTGGSGAALADLTAVWSGDSAAWVSWLFGAVFAMTAATIVSGAVAGRCKLRAYVGYTILLAAIIYPVVTGFTWAGGFLADVLGVGFHDFAGGMIVHGMGGIAGLTAAWVLGPRIGRYGTDGSVNVIPGHSLSFAVLGTLILCFGWYGFNVGTAAAPLAMAEGTVELGSFSYVGRVALTTTLGMAAGAIGAGAASFAKTRKVDTLYVANGMLAGLVSITSITDAIVWPGAVAVGLLAGIQLPLVFEFVEKRLRIDDVCAVFPVHGSAGVLGALAFPFVAVDGFAVDVLAAQVVGIAVIAGWTIVATAAVFGALKAVGQARVTPEHERDGLDSAEHGVDTYPEFGLGDSGGPVADGGAVHATADEEVRTDGGVPNDGGIKMVTAVVRPDKLGAVKSALAEVGAPSLTVTNVSGRGSQPVKKGQWRGEEYTVDLHQKVKVECVVADIAADDVVEAIVERAATGQPGDGKVFVTPVEDAAQIRTGSRGREAV, translated from the coding sequence ATGATCGGGGGTGCGACGATACCACTCCAGGCGGGCGGGATGGAGGCGGTCGTCGAGAGCGTCAACCTCGTCTGGGTGCTCACGGTCACGTTCTTGATCTTCTTCATGCACGCGGGGTTCGCAATGTTGGAGGCTGGCCAGGTCCGCGCGAAGAACGTCGCCAACCAGCTCACGAAGAACATGCTGACGTGGTCGATCGGGGTCGTGGCCTTCTTCCTCGTCGGTGCGGGCGTCTCGTCGGTCGTCGGCGGACTCACCGGCGGCAGTGGGGCCGCGCTCGCGGATCTGACCGCGGTCTGGAGCGGCGACTCGGCCGCGTGGGTGAGCTGGCTATTTGGAGCGGTCTTTGCGATGACCGCCGCCACCATCGTGAGCGGCGCGGTCGCGGGTCGGTGCAAGCTCCGGGCGTACGTCGGCTACACGATCCTGCTCGCGGCGATCATCTACCCCGTGGTCACGGGCTTCACGTGGGCCGGTGGCTTCCTCGCCGACGTTCTCGGTGTGGGCTTTCACGACTTCGCCGGCGGGATGATCGTCCACGGGATGGGCGGGATCGCGGGGTTGACGGCGGCGTGGGTGCTCGGCCCGCGGATCGGGCGCTACGGCACGGACGGCTCGGTGAACGTCATCCCCGGCCACTCGCTGTCCTTCGCGGTGCTCGGCACGCTGATCCTCTGCTTCGGCTGGTACGGGTTCAACGTCGGCACCGCCGCCGCACCGCTCGCGATGGCCGAGGGGACGGTCGAGCTCGGCTCGTTCAGCTACGTCGGCCGGGTCGCGCTCACGACCACCCTCGGAATGGCTGCGGGTGCGATCGGTGCTGGCGCGGCCTCGTTCGCGAAAACTCGTAAGGTCGACACGCTGTACGTCGCCAACGGGATGCTCGCCGGCCTCGTCTCGATCACCTCGATCACCGACGCGATCGTCTGGCCCGGAGCCGTGGCCGTCGGCTTGCTCGCCGGGATCCAGCTCCCGCTGGTCTTCGAGTTCGTCGAGAAACGCCTCCGGATCGACGACGTCTGTGCGGTGTTCCCGGTCCACGGCTCGGCCGGCGTGCTCGGCGCGCTCGCCTTCCCGTTCGTCGCGGTCGACGGGTTCGCGGTCGACGTGCTCGCCGCGCAGGTCGTCGGGATCGCCGTGATCGCCGGCTGGACGATCGTCGCGACTGCCGCGGTGTTCGGTGCGCTGAAGGCGGTCGGCCAGGCGCGCGTCACGCCCGAGCACGAACGCGACGGACTCGACAGCGCGGAACACGGCGTCGACACCTACCCCGAGTTCGGTCTCGGCGACTCGGGTGGGCCGGTCGCGGACGGCGGTGCGGTCCACGCGACCGCCGACGAGGAGGTCCGGACCGATGGTGGCGTTCCGAACGACGGCGGGATCAAGATGGTCACGGCCGTCGTCCGGCCCGACAAGCTCGGTGCGGTCAAGAGCGCGCTCGCGGAGGTCGGCGCGCCCTCGCTCACGGTGACGAACGTCTCCGGACGGGGCAGCCAGCCCGTGAAGAAGGGACAGTGGCGCGGCGAGGAGTACACCGTCGACCTCCACCAGAAGGTCAAAGTCGAGTGTGTGGTGGCCGACATCGCCGCCGACGACGTGGTGGAGGCGATCGTCGAGCGCGCCGCGACGGGCCAGCCGGGCGACGGCAAGGTGTTCGTCACGCCGGTCGAGGACGCGGCCCAGATCCGGACCGGGAGTCGGGGGCGGGAAGCCGTCTAG
- a CDS encoding DedA family protein has translation MSAPVLQIAEMPATLRDLLDSEYALLALLCVFVLEGAMLMYFMPSEAIVPVSIGLMGSTVTDVATIIGVAVIGATIGQVGLFVLAKRGGREWLLEKRWFRVSDEALTRFDGWFDRWGPIVVPVSNALLFTRGMLTVPAGFAEMRTRTFVLLSAAGTVVFETALAAIALGVIEVAF, from the coding sequence ATGTCCGCTCCGGTCCTCCAGATCGCGGAGATGCCCGCCACCCTCCGGGACCTGCTCGACTCGGAGTACGCGCTGCTCGCCCTCCTCTGTGTGTTCGTGCTCGAAGGAGCCATGCTGATGTACTTCATGCCGAGCGAGGCGATCGTCCCGGTCTCGATCGGCCTCATGGGGAGCACGGTAACGGACGTCGCGACGATCATCGGTGTCGCGGTGATCGGGGCGACGATCGGCCAGGTCGGGCTGTTCGTCCTCGCGAAGCGCGGCGGCCGGGAGTGGCTCCTCGAAAAGCGGTGGTTCCGGGTGAGCGACGAGGCCCTCACCAGGTTCGACGGCTGGTTCGACCGCTGGGGCCCGATCGTCGTCCCGGTGAGCAACGCCCTGCTGTTCACCCGGGGGATGCTCACCGTCCCCGCGGGGTTCGCCGAGATGCGCACCCGGACGTTCGTGCTTCTCTCGGCTGCGGGTACGGTGGTGTTCGAGACGGCGCTCGCGGCGATCGCGCTCGGCGTGATCGAGGTCGCGTTCTGA
- a CDS encoding DUF7859 family protein has translation MVFGIDPVLLGLLVIILLVVFAAYLLIRRTATAFREGSRRGRR, from the coding sequence ATGGTCTTCGGTATCGACCCGGTGCTCCTCGGGCTTCTCGTGATCATCTTGCTCGTCGTCTTCGCGGCCTACCTGCTGATCCGGCGCACCGCGACCGCGTTCCGCGAGGGCAGCCGACGCGGTCGGCGGTAG
- a CDS encoding acyl-CoA dehydrogenase family protein: protein MTREAIDYGQWEAGRDVNYWDLDRTLQYEARRTYPDEEFSWAESRLEEFGDVIGSTIADNADRIDRHGPELHTYDRHGEISNEVEYHPKQHENERIAYGDFGLAHDAFHAPPGRDEPVGLTHTLTQQALLSYADPGFVCPVSMTTGVALVLDEFDDGSLDGYFERLTSRDADEHIEGAMFLTEKQGGSDVGANETVAEEAPDGSYRLTGEKWFCSNIDAEGALALARRPDAPDGTAGLSLFLVPHTKRNGQVNDALFRRLKDKLGTISVPTGEIEFRGAEAYLVGEPENGFRQMTAMLNFERLSNASAAVGIMGRALLESKVQAANREAFGEVIQEYPLMRRDLVDMAVDYEAAAAFTFDGARVLDRYRREGRETEAGERAFKLVRALVPVAKYVTARMAVETVSYACEVLGGNGYVRSFVTPRLLRDAQVLPIWEGTSNVLSLDLLRALDREDAHEALLPTIRANLDAAEHPCLDEPTAAIEDSFAGLQESLAHLAGADGEYAQLQAKELANYVFDVYTAALLVREAQDRIDSADDARKALVAKRFVDTRLREPDARGITEGERFAVERFDAVVRYAPIEPATLAEPASVDD from the coding sequence ATGACACGCGAGGCCATCGACTACGGACAATGGGAGGCTGGCCGCGACGTGAACTACTGGGATCTCGATCGTACCCTCCAGTACGAGGCACGACGGACGTACCCGGACGAGGAGTTCTCGTGGGCCGAATCCCGCCTGGAGGAGTTCGGCGACGTGATCGGGTCGACGATCGCCGATAACGCCGATCGGATCGACCGCCACGGCCCGGAACTCCACACCTACGACCGGCACGGCGAGATCAGCAACGAGGTCGAGTACCACCCCAAACAGCACGAGAACGAACGGATCGCCTATGGAGATTTCGGGCTGGCCCACGACGCCTTCCACGCGCCGCCAGGCCGCGACGAACCAGTCGGACTCACGCATACCCTGACTCAGCAGGCGCTGCTCTCGTACGCCGATCCGGGGTTCGTCTGTCCGGTGTCGATGACGACCGGCGTCGCGCTCGTGCTCGATGAATTCGACGACGGGAGCCTCGACGGCTACTTCGAGCGCCTCACCAGCCGCGACGCCGACGAGCACATCGAGGGCGCGATGTTCCTCACCGAGAAACAGGGCGGCAGCGACGTCGGCGCGAACGAGACCGTCGCCGAGGAGGCTCCCGATGGCAGCTACCGCCTCACCGGCGAGAAGTGGTTCTGTTCGAACATCGACGCCGAGGGTGCGCTCGCGCTGGCCCGTCGGCCCGACGCACCCGACGGGACCGCTGGTCTCTCGCTGTTTCTCGTTCCGCACACCAAGCGAAACGGCCAGGTCAACGACGCCCTGTTCCGCCGGTTGAAGGACAAACTCGGGACGATCTCGGTTCCCACGGGAGAGATCGAGTTCCGTGGTGCGGAGGCATACCTGGTGGGCGAACCCGAGAACGGGTTCCGGCAGATGACCGCGATGCTCAACTTCGAGCGCCTCTCGAACGCCAGCGCCGCGGTCGGGATCATGGGGCGTGCGCTGCTCGAATCCAAGGTCCAGGCCGCGAACCGCGAGGCGTTCGGGGAGGTCATTCAGGAGTACCCGCTGATGCGCCGCGACCTCGTCGACATGGCCGTGGATTACGAGGCCGCCGCCGCGTTCACCTTCGACGGCGCGCGCGTCCTCGACCGCTACCGGCGCGAGGGACGCGAGACCGAGGCCGGCGAGCGGGCGTTCAAACTCGTGCGCGCGCTCGTGCCGGTGGCGAAGTACGTGACCGCACGGATGGCGGTCGAGACCGTCTCGTACGCGTGCGAGGTGCTCGGCGGTAACGGCTACGTCCGATCGTTCGTCACGCCGCGCCTGCTCCGGGACGCCCAGGTGCTCCCGATCTGGGAGGGCACGTCGAACGTGCTCTCGCTCGACCTGCTCCGGGCGCTCGACCGCGAGGACGCCCACGAGGCGCTGCTGCCCACGATCCGTGCCAATCTCGATGCGGCCGAGCATCCCTGCCTCGACGAGCCGACCGCAGCGATCGAGGACTCCTTCGCCGGCCTCCAGGAGTCGCTGGCCCACCTCGCCGGGGCCGACGGGGAGTACGCCCAGCTCCAGGCGAAGGAGCTCGCGAACTACGTCTTCGACGTCTACACCGCCGCGCTGCTCGTCAGGGAAGCGCAGGATCGGATCGACAGCGCGGACGACGCCCGGAAGGCCCTCGTCGCGAAGCGGTTCGTCGACACCCGCCTGCGTGAGCCCGACGCGCGCGGTATCACCGAGGGCGAACGGTTCGCGGTCGAACGGTTCGACGCGGTCGTGCGGTACGCCCCCATCGAACCGGCGACGCTCGCCGAACCCGCGTCGGTCGACGACTGA
- a CDS encoding ABC transporter permease, which yields MGLGWPIARRVAFAVIAAYLVVSVVFAFVAVAPTTNTGWIKWTNIGGSDGASEEVAAYKEARNLDEPLLDRYADWLVDVTTLDWGEAYGGVGPGTPGMRYEAGTPVTSLVGSALAATLRYVVPAMVIAVVGGIAIGLYTATHQHTLLDRLGTSVAYLGFSVPNFWIAQILLLFVLGAGVRSGLGLSPGTIELLRTTVFPALVLTTSLLAGQMRYARAQSLEYRNSEFIKLVRAKGADGWRVARHLLRNAALPLFSLFFTEMLGLVVLNVFVIEYVFGIPGLGGLSLFAYQEQDLPVILGSTMVIVLFGVAGNLLQDVAYLALDPRVEE from the coding sequence GTGGGCCTCGGCTGGCCAATCGCCCGTCGGGTCGCGTTCGCCGTGATCGCGGCGTACCTCGTCGTCTCGGTCGTGTTCGCGTTCGTCGCGGTCGCGCCCACCACGAACACCGGCTGGATCAAGTGGACGAACATCGGGGGGAGCGACGGGGCCTCGGAGGAGGTCGCGGCGTACAAGGAGGCACGAAACCTCGACGAGCCGCTGCTCGATCGGTACGCCGACTGGCTGGTCGACGTGACGACGCTCGACTGGGGCGAGGCGTACGGTGGCGTCGGCCCGGGGACCCCCGGGATGCGGTACGAAGCGGGAACGCCAGTGACATCGTTAGTGGGAAGTGCGCTCGCCGCCACCCTCCGGTACGTGGTTCCGGCGATGGTGATCGCGGTCGTCGGGGGGATCGCGATCGGGCTGTACACCGCGACCCACCAGCACACGCTGCTCGACCGGCTGGGGACGAGCGTCGCGTATCTCGGGTTCTCCGTGCCGAACTTCTGGATCGCCCAGATACTCCTGTTGTTCGTCCTCGGAGCCGGCGTGCGGTCGGGGCTCGGGCTCTCGCCCGGCACGATCGAGCTCCTGCGGACGACGGTGTTCCCGGCGCTCGTGCTCACGACCAGTCTGCTCGCCGGCCAGATGCGCTACGCGCGGGCGCAGTCGCTCGAATACCGCAACAGCGAGTTCATCAAGCTCGTCCGGGCGAAGGGAGCCGACGGGTGGCGCGTCGCCCGTCACCTCCTCCGGAACGCCGCGCTCCCGCTGTTCTCGCTCTTTTTCACCGAGATGCTCGGGCTCGTGGTGTTGAACGTCTTCGTCATCGAGTACGTGTTCGGGATCCCTGGACTAGGGGGGCTGAGCCTCTTCGCGTACCAGGAACAGGACCTGCCCGTGATCCTCGGTTCGACGATGGTGATCGTGCTGTTCGGCGTCGCCGGCAACCTGCTGCAGGACGTCGCCTACCTCGCGCTCGATCCGCGAGTCGAGGAGTGA
- the ltaE gene encoding low-specificity L-threonine aldolase: protein MIDLRSDTVTRPSDEMRAAASEAEVGDDVYREDPTVNELEAEAAAAVGMDAALYVPTGTMGNQVAARTHTSRGEELLCERESHVYKWEVGGLAQLSGLQPRTVDGGSRGTITPGDVRESYVEEDVHRPGTGLLCLENTHNSKGGVAIAPEEIDAAAEAAHDLDIPVHVDGARVFNAAVAHDVDASRIVREVDSVMFCLSKGLGAPVGSVLAGSEGFIERARRHRKLFGGGMRQAGIIAAPGLEALSNVDRLAEDHANAERLAAGLDGIDGLAVEPPETNIVLVETEQSAEAFLERVEAEGVQGTAFGEHVVRFCTHLDVDREDVERAVESVERALA, encoded by the coding sequence ATGATCGATCTCCGGAGCGACACCGTCACTCGGCCCAGCGACGAGATGCGCGCGGCCGCGAGCGAGGCCGAGGTGGGCGACGACGTCTACCGCGAGGATCCCACGGTGAACGAACTCGAAGCCGAGGCTGCGGCGGCGGTCGGGATGGACGCCGCCCTCTACGTGCCGACCGGGACGATGGGCAACCAGGTCGCGGCGCGGACCCACACCAGCCGAGGCGAGGAGCTGCTCTGCGAGCGCGAGAGCCACGTCTACAAGTGGGAGGTCGGCGGGCTCGCCCAGCTCTCGGGGCTCCAGCCCCGCACCGTCGACGGGGGGTCTCGCGGAACGATCACGCCAGGCGACGTCCGCGAGAGCTACGTCGAGGAGGACGTCCACCGTCCCGGTACGGGGCTGCTCTGCCTCGAAAACACGCACAACAGCAAGGGCGGCGTCGCGATCGCCCCCGAGGAGATCGACGCCGCGGCCGAGGCGGCGCACGATCTCGATATTCCTGTTCACGTCGACGGCGCGCGCGTGTTCAACGCCGCGGTCGCCCACGACGTGGACGCGAGCCGGATCGTTCGGGAAGTGGATTCGGTGATGTTCTGTCTCTCGAAGGGGCTCGGCGCACCCGTCGGCTCGGTGCTCGCGGGGAGCGAAGGATTCATCGAGCGCGCCCGCCGCCACCGGAAGCTGTTCGGCGGCGGGATGCGCCAGGCAGGCATCATCGCCGCGCCGGGACTCGAAGCGCTCTCGAACGTCGACCGTCTGGCCGAGGACCACGCAAACGCCGAGCGACTCGCCGCGGGCCTCGACGGGATCGACGGGCTCGCCGTCGAACCACCCGAGACCAACATCGTCCTGGTCGAGACCGAACAGTCGGCCGAGGCGTTCCTCGAACGAGTCGAAGCGGAGGGAGTGCAGGGGACGGCGTTCGGCGAGCACGTCGTCCGCTTCTGTACCCACCTCGACGTCGATCGAGAGGACGTCGAGCGCGCCGTCGAGAGCGTCGAGCGGGCGCTGGCCTGA
- a CDS encoding metallophosphoesterase: MIVALADTHGTDGHRLDDRLLEVVREADLVVHAGDLTTEAVLDAFEAECRAFVAVHGNNATPAVRDRLPAERVVEHEGVRIALTHGDDRDDTGLGLFGRQERADLVISGHSHRPGVVDAGDRTLLNPGSHADPRWNRPAYAELTTDAESNHLDGRLREPDGTVFEEFRVDT, translated from the coding sequence GTGATCGTCGCTCTCGCCGACACCCACGGCACGGACGGCCACCGCCTCGACGATCGACTGCTGGAGGTCGTTCGTGAAGCGGATCTCGTGGTTCATGCCGGCGATCTCACCACCGAGGCCGTCCTCGACGCGTTCGAGGCCGAGTGCCGGGCGTTCGTCGCCGTCCACGGCAACAACGCCACGCCCGCGGTCCGCGACCGCCTGCCAGCCGAGCGCGTCGTCGAGCACGAGGGGGTTCGGATCGCACTCACCCACGGCGACGACCGCGACGACACGGGATTGGGTCTGTTCGGTCGGCAGGAGCGCGCCGACCTCGTGATCTCGGGCCACTCACATCGGCCGGGAGTCGTCGATGCGGGCGACCGCACGCTCCTGAATCCGGGAAGTCACGCCGATCCACGATGGAACCGCCCTGCCTACGCCGAACTCACGACCGACGCCGAATCGAACCATCTCGACGGCCGACTCCGCGAGCCCGACGGAACCGTCTTCGAGGAGTTTCGCGTCGACACGTAG
- the hemB gene encoding porphobilinogen synthase: MDLTHRPRRLRRDGLRDLVSETSLAASDLIAPVFVDATTDERVPIESMPDHERVPVGEAAARVEEIAATGVESVIVFGIPESKDAHGTRAWAEDGVVQRALRRITDETDVFCITDVCLCEYTDHGHCGVLAEEARERWEEGATAADGGAAEADDGAAGLHEHHETGLTVDNDATLDLLGKIATSHADAGADMVAPSSATDGMVGAIRAALDDANHVDVPIMSYAAKYESSFYGPFRDAADGAPAFGDRRHYQMDPANVDEALREVDLDVDQGADVLMVKPALPYLDVVRAVDDRTDQPVAAYNVSGEYAMLHAAAEKGWLDLESVAHESLLSIKRAGADLILTYFAEDVAEQL, translated from the coding sequence ATGGATCTCACGCACCGCCCGCGACGGCTTCGCCGGGACGGGCTCCGTGATCTCGTCAGCGAAACCAGCCTGGCGGCGAGCGATCTGATCGCGCCGGTGTTCGTCGACGCCACCACGGACGAACGCGTCCCGATCGAGTCGATGCCGGACCACGAGCGCGTGCCCGTGGGCGAGGCGGCCGCGCGCGTCGAGGAGATCGCCGCAACGGGCGTCGAGAGCGTCATCGTCTTCGGCATCCCCGAATCGAAGGACGCCCACGGAACACGCGCGTGGGCCGAGGATGGCGTGGTCCAGCGCGCGCTCCGACGGATCACCGACGAAACCGACGTGTTCTGCATCACCGACGTCTGTCTCTGTGAGTACACCGATCACGGTCACTGCGGGGTGCTCGCCGAGGAAGCGCGTGAGCGCTGGGAAGAGGGCGCTACGGCGGCCGACGGTGGCGCGGCAGAGGCCGACGACGGCGCGGCGGGGCTGCACGAACACCACGAAACGGGGTTGACGGTCGACAACGACGCGACGCTCGACTTGCTGGGAAAGATCGCGACGAGCCACGCCGACGCTGGCGCAGATATGGTCGCGCCGAGCAGCGCGACCGACGGGATGGTGGGCGCGATCCGGGCGGCGCTCGACGACGCGAACCACGTGGACGTGCCGATCATGAGCTACGCCGCGAAGTACGAGAGCAGCTTTTACGGGCCGTTCCGCGACGCCGCCGACGGCGCGCCCGCCTTCGGTGATCGCCGCCACTACCAGATGGACCCCGCGAACGTTGACGAGGCGCTCCGGGAAGTGGATCTCGACGTCGACCAGGGCGCGGACGTGCTGATGGTCAAGCCCGCGCTCCCCTACCTCGACGTCGTCCGCGCGGTCGACGATCGGACCGACCAACCCGTGGCGGCCTACAACGTCTCCGGCGAGTACGCCATGCTCCACGCCGCCGCCGAGAAGGGGTGGCTTGACCTCGAAAGCGTGGCCCACGAGTCGTTGCTCTCGATCAAGCGTGCAGGCGCGGACCTGATTCTGACGTACTTCGCGGAGGACGTCGCCGAGCAACTCTGA